One window of the Pieris brassicae chromosome 2, ilPieBrab1.1, whole genome shotgun sequence genome contains the following:
- the LOC123720196 gene encoding translation initiation factor IF-2-like, which translates to MARYAKSREETLRNSGMLESPLTEAEQRELALVRDECRFPARTPAIPVRRPFSAVDPGSEGESAAKRPCAPSYALGLPGEPRLAPGRRLDMGPSVLPPSETDPPSDTSPPSVTAPPPAAPFAGRAASAIAPSGATDATSFGPDDPVAPAGDGTAPRMPVAPSYAVMVAAPTVHAQPSRAPEAPKKPAYPPIVIECLPNYVHHLGRIRQILGRPANTRAYGKGYRISPESADEYRVIQRYLSDLKKEDPRVSWFSYSIPAEKDLKVAVRGIPVTTDPEELAQALRGPRV; encoded by the coding sequence ATGGCCCGGTACGCTAAATCGCGGGAAGAGACACTGCGCAATAGCGGCATGCTGGAGTCGCCGCTCACCGAGGCTGAACAGCGGGAGTTGGCGCTGGTCCGCGACGAGTGTCGCTTCCCAGCGCGCACCCCGGCTATCCCTGTGCGCCGGCCGTTCTCAGCGGTGGACCCCGGCTCGGAGGGTGAGTCTGCAGCAAAGCGCCCATGTGCACCGTCGTACGCACTGGGCTTACCTGGCGAACCCCGACTGGCACCAGGTCGCCGCCTCGACATGGGGCCCTCAGTCCTGCCGCCGTCTGAAACCGATCCGCCGTCTGACACCTCTCCGCCGTCTGTAACCGCTCCGCCACCCGCCGCCCCCTTTGCTGGCAGGGCAGCGAGCGCCATCGCACCCTCCGGTGCTACCGATGCCACATCTTTTGGACCTGATGACCCCGTTGCTCCGGCTGGTGACGGCACCGCCCCTAGGATGCCGGTGGCGCCATCATACGCAGTGATGGTGGCCGCTCCTACAGTTCACGCGCAGCCCTCCAGAGCCCCTGAGGCCCCGAAGAAACCTGCATACCCACCCATTGTCATTGAATGCCTCCCCAATTATGTGCATCATCTGGGGAGGATTAGGCAAATTTTGGGACGCCCCGCTAATACCAGGGCATACGGTAAGGGTTACCGTATTTCTCCCGAGTCAGCTGACGAGTACCGGGTGATCCAGCGTTACCTCTCGGACCTGAAGAAGGAGGACCCCCGGGTCTCCTGGTTTTCGTACTCCATACCAGCAGAGAAAGACCTGAAGGTGGCGGTCCGGGGAATCCCGGTCACCACTGACCCCGAAGAACTGGCCCAGGCACTACGAGGCCCTCGGGTATGA